The genomic interval TAATGATTTCAGTCCTGCTCTGTGTGCATAGCTGTCCTGTACTATAAAAATGAGTAACTGCACTGACAAATCTTTTCAAATAAGATAACTTTTCCAGTCATCATTCAAGCTATGGACTCAGTGAAACAAGGCAACATGAAGCACTGAAGACCTGAGGAACCAGGTTACCTGGCCTCTGAGTTGCTCAACAGGTAGCCGGGGGGGAGAGTCATACTTCCAACCAGGAAGGGGAAGGTAATGTATACCTGTCTGAATAAGTCGCTCTGCTGTGTGTTTGGACTGCAGCCAACTGTAATGAGGCACTGCACGAGGGTGTGGGTGGGGGTGATAAAACAGGCCAAACAGCTGAATCAGAGTTCATCTCACACCATTCAACAGAGTACAGAACAAAGGCCGGTTCATAAATAAGTCATTTTATTTTTCCCTTTAAAAGACTGATACATTGATCAAATATTCATAATGACTAGTGTATTTATATTAAATAAACACAGCATCATGTTCTTTACTCCCAGTGCATTTGTTTCACCACAGCAGATGTCAATTATTTTCAATGAACTAGTCTTCATTTGATTTCATTGTTTCTGATAAGACATGGGAATAGGTTAAGATTAAATGACATGGGAATAGGTTAAGATTAAATAACATATCAGTGTACAATGTAAACAATGTATTATACATTAAATATAAAACGACATGGCCTCTACTAGGTTTGTTTTCcctttgagggaaaatgtacttaagtGACCATTTGACTGTAGAGCTAATCTGCTATCCAATTCAACCACCATGTTTTATATCCAGGGTTACTTCGATGCACTTGCTAAATTCACTATGTCATCATTATGGTTCTTGAATAATCTATTACAATAAAATCCATATCATTTCCTGGCCGCCAGCAGCCAAAGTCTCTGGACCACACCCACTGCAATCATGTCAGGCAGGAATGCATTAGCAGAACAGGAAAGTCTGTTTCAGGTAGGTAAGCCCCACACAGTCAAGGGTAATATGTCTATGTTATCAGGTGAGCCCAACGTCTCTGGGATCCACGATCACTTGGTGTAGTCGAAATATTGTCAAAGGAAAGGTCCGGTCATTCTGTAATATGGTAAATGGTCTATGGTTAGTGAAGTAGTGGTTTGGATTTTAATACACTTCATATTTTCACTAAGGGCGTTTGAGAAATATTTGGCAATGTTTCAGTTTCAATTTAGAGGTttcattttaaattattttagGATTACGTTCCACAAGGTTTTTGGGTATATATTGATTTGTATTGTCATTGGGAGGTAGTATTGAAGACAATTAGTGACAGACAATGACTCACAGCTTGACCAGCTACTGAGCTGCCCAAACAGTAAGAAaatcatacattcacatatgTTCAACAGGCACATTTTTGTGCAACACAAAATGACCTGGACACTGAAAGTAGCATAAGGGTTAGGGAGGACTCTCTTTACAACCGTGTATTTGGCAGCAGTGCTGAAAACAGGCAGAGAACAGTAACAAATATTGTTAACCTAGTTTTCTACGATATGGTAGAAAAGTCACAAAATCAGCAGGGAAAACACAAACACAGTTGCACCCCTCGCACAAAGTACAAACTGCACTAGACATTCCACTGGAGATAGGCATACCATTATTCCACTCTCCCACTGGTACAGAGTGTATGTCCAGTGAGGGAAACACAGAAATACACTTCCATTCATAAACATAGTGGCCTGAGTAAGACTGAAATATCAACAAGGCAGGAAACATATGTGCATTCCTATATTCATGCTTATACATAATAGGAGTTAGAGTGGGGATGTGGGTGGAGAATCCTTCATAAAGGGTTTCAATACATTGGCCTCTTCTTTAGACTTCATATATGCAATACGAGATAATGATTGCTTTACTGACCCTTTGTCCCCAAGTTCTGAGACACAAAAGCAATATCAACAACAACATACACCTCACAAAACATCCTAtacatgtgacacacacacacaactgagaACTTGAGGCAGCTTATACGCTAACTGCACCACTGTATCAGAAAAACATTTACATATACTCAATGTACTAAAATATTAAATCATATAAAAAGAAAACTCTAAAAATGGTTACATATTACCCACACACTCAATAGTTAGAGACAACATTTAGATCATGCATCTTTGTTGTAGTTGCAGTTCCTAAAGTCCCAGTAACTGTAAATGGTATATCAAATACCCTGTTTTTAGAATAGCGAGGTAAAAACTACCAAAGTCGTCAGTGTTAAAGCAGCAGTAAGTGTTTGAAGGCCTCAGCATCCTGAGGCACTGTGTCCCCAGTGGTTAATTGCGCGTGTCCACTGGAGTCCTTCCCTAATTTGTCTCCTCCGGGTCAAACTATATCCACCTGTACTTTCCTCTTGGTCTGACAATCCCATTCTGGGTCTGAAGCCCCTCTACTGCGACCTGCCGGGCAGTCCACATCCTGGAGTATCTTCTCCGGGTAAAGTTTGTCCAGGTTGGCCGGCCGCTGTGGGAGCAGGAAGTAGTGTGTGGTGCTGGCCTTCCTGCCGTTCTCCATGACAGGCAGGATGCAGGGAGACCCCTCACTGTTCTGCCTCTGTAAACCCCAGCTCACGTACTTAGGGTCTGGGGCAAAGCTCTGTGTGGGGGGCATAACACCGTTAAGGTACGAGGGGAGGCTCTTGGGGCTGGGGGTACGGGAGCTGCCTTGAGACAACAAAGGGTCCCTGGGGGGCACCTTGGGGGGCTTGTCCTCGTCACTATATGCCCCAGACGACACCTCGGCTGACCAGCGGCGGTAGTCTGCAGTCTTGATGGGCCGTGGGGGGATGGGCACGCGGGGGGGCACCATTGGTTTGTCCATGCCCTGAGTGTGGCGGTGGTGACAGGGCAGGCGCAGCGACGTGGGCTTGTTGAAGGAGCCAGCAGGGCCGGAGTGAGAGCGCCGCAGCTTCCTCTGGGCTCGGTCCTGCTGTCTGGGACACACTGGCTGCTGCTCTGCTTGCTCCCGCACctcctgctccaacctctgttGTTGTTCCTGCTGCTCGTGCTGTTGCCGCTGTTGTTCCTGTACCCGCTGTTGTTCCTGTACCCGTTGTTGTTCCTGTACCCGCTGCTGCTCCTTCTGTTCCTGTTGTCTTTGCTGCCCCGCAGGTCCCTCAAAGTAGGCATA from Salvelinus alpinus chromosome 2, SLU_Salpinus.1, whole genome shotgun sequence carries:
- the LOC139558871 gene encoding ERBB receptor feedback inhibitor 1-like isoform X1, which gives rise to MRPNCAWSMCTAGLTAQEICLPADSPFLRASHCLSMAGAKPSWSHRHELDNLYFSMDPAPTEYNFRFQQQVPPSLNSERQKHSPGAQWLPPKKSRPTHLSLSSSIEPSTPSSAEDDQVVPSFQRLSVYEHCSPPHTPSRGAKPLPPLPGRADLSPDQAMDNEVEFFTSSDDQRCLVPEQCHPKPSAFRYGAPSRRSFRGCGQINYAYFEGPAGQQRQQEQKEQQRVQEQQRVQEQQRVQEQQRQQHEQQEQQQRLEQEVREQAEQQPVCPRQQDRAQRKLRRSHSGPAGSFNKPTSLRLPCHHRHTQGMDKPMVPPRVPIPPRPIKTADYRRWSAEVSSGAYSDEDKPPKVPPRDPLLSQGSSRTPSPKSLPSYLNGVMPPTQSFAPDPKYVSWGLQRQNSEGSPCILPVMENGRKASTTHYFLLPQRPANLDKLYPEKILQDVDCPAGRSRGASDPEWDCQTKRKVQVDIV
- the LOC139558871 gene encoding ERBB receptor feedback inhibitor 1-like isoform X2; the encoded protein is MDPAPTEYNFRFQQQVPPSLNSERQKHSPGAQWLPPKKSRPTHLSLSSSIEPSTPSSAEDDQVVPSFQRLSVYEHCSPPHTPSRGAKPLPPLPGRADLSPDQAMDNEVEFFTSSDDQRCLVPEQCHPKPSAFRYGAPSRRSFRGCGQINYAYFEGPAGQQRQQEQKEQQRVQEQQRVQEQQRVQEQQRQQHEQQEQQQRLEQEVREQAEQQPVCPRQQDRAQRKLRRSHSGPAGSFNKPTSLRLPCHHRHTQGMDKPMVPPRVPIPPRPIKTADYRRWSAEVSSGAYSDEDKPPKVPPRDPLLSQGSSRTPSPKSLPSYLNGVMPPTQSFAPDPKYVSWGLQRQNSEGSPCILPVMENGRKASTTHYFLLPQRPANLDKLYPEKILQDVDCPAGRSRGASDPEWDCQTKRKVQVDIV